The following are encoded together in the Desulfofalx alkaliphila DSM 12257 genome:
- a CDS encoding TlyA family RNA methyltransferase: MSGKQRLDTLLVSRGQFSSREKARSAVMAGLVFVDGKRVDKPGHQVTGQCKIEIKGTPLPYVSRGGLKLEKALAVFNIDLSGKIVLDIGASTGGFTDCALQKGASMVYAVDVGYGQLAWSLRQHERVVVLERTNIRHLEAERLEQLPDFATVDVSFISLSKVLPKVAELTADDAGAVVLIKPQFEAGPEKVGKKGVVRDPQVHIEVINQVLKVVEQLGFQPQGLDYSPIKGPEGNIEYLLYFTKGASPGCPQKPVPVNKVVENAHKGLAK, translated from the coding sequence ATGTCCGGCAAGCAAAGGTTAGATACATTGCTGGTATCCCGTGGCCAGTTTTCCAGCCGGGAAAAAGCCCGCTCAGCAGTGATGGCGGGCTTGGTTTTTGTGGACGGCAAGAGGGTAGACAAGCCGGGACACCAGGTTACCGGCCAATGCAAAATTGAAATAAAGGGTACACCTCTGCCCTATGTAAGCAGGGGTGGACTGAAACTGGAAAAGGCGCTGGCAGTCTTTAATATAGACCTTTCCGGTAAAATTGTGCTCGATATAGGTGCCTCTACCGGGGGTTTTACCGATTGTGCCCTGCAAAAGGGAGCTTCAATGGTATATGCTGTGGATGTGGGGTATGGGCAATTGGCCTGGTCACTGCGTCAGCATGAGCGTGTGGTGGTGCTTGAAAGAACCAATATCCGCCATTTGGAGGCCGAAAGGCTGGAACAGCTGCCTGACTTTGCTACGGTGGATGTTTCATTTATATCTTTATCCAAGGTATTGCCCAAGGTGGCTGAGCTCACCGCCGATGATGCGGGGGCTGTGGTGCTGATCAAGCCCCAATTTGAGGCCGGCCCGGAAAAGGTGGGCAAAAAAGGGGTAGTTCGTGATCCCCAAGTTCATATTGAAGTGATTAACCAAGTGCTAAAAGTTGTTGAGCAGTTGGGTTTTCAGCCCCAGGGACTGGACTATTCACCAATCAAAGGGCCGGAGGGCAATATTGAGTACTTGCTTTATTTCACCAAGGGTGCCTCCCCTGGGTGCCCACAAAAACCGGTACCGGTAAATAAGGTGGTTGAAAATGCACATAAGGGGCTAGCCAAATGA
- the dxs gene encoding 1-deoxy-D-xylulose-5-phosphate synthase, which yields MTIIDNVSLPQDVRNLDNKKLQLLADELRRLIIETVSKTGGHLAPNLGVVELTLAIHRVFDSERDRIIYDVGHQCYVHKILTGRKDQFHTLRQHQGIAGFPRCSESIHDAFGTGHSSTSISAALGMAVARDLQGEKYSVVAVIGDGAMTGGMAFEALNHAGDLKKDLIVILNDNEMSIGENVGGLSRYLSRIRTDPMYSKGKEEIENLLNKLPIGKQVLKLAERMKDSLKHLVVPGMLFEELGFTYLGPIDGHNIEDITDVLKQAKGVGGPVLVHVVTTKGKGYLPAEQNPDKFHGVGPFDRVSGEVIKKNGAPTYTSVFSDTLVKLAAENDNILAITAAMASGTGLSQFSHLYPQRFFDVGIAEQHAVTMAAGMANRGYKPVVAIYSTFMQRAYDQVMHDVCLQNLPVVFAIDRAGIVGDDGATHQGVFDIAFLRSIPNLTIMAPKDENELQHMIKTAIEHEAPCAIRYPRGAGVGCQMDPDPMVLPVGRCEVLRQGKDITLIAVSNMVAVAEQASRELGKLGVQATVINVRFIKPLDEECIMHHVTQTRRLITIEEHVLAGGLGSSILELLEQRGVHDIKVKRLGIPDEFVEHARPSIMHEKYGLTVDNLVNQSLNMMGRRPKLILAHE from the coding sequence GTGACGATAATAGACAACGTATCATTACCTCAGGATGTGCGCAATTTGGATAATAAAAAATTACAGCTCTTGGCTGATGAACTGCGCCGGTTAATAATAGAAACCGTTTCAAAGACCGGCGGTCACTTGGCACCCAACCTAGGGGTGGTGGAGCTGACCCTTGCCATTCACCGTGTTTTTGACAGTGAACGGGATAGAATTATCTATGATGTGGGGCACCAGTGTTATGTGCATAAAATCCTTACCGGGCGCAAAGATCAATTCCACACCTTGCGCCAGCATCAGGGTATCGCCGGCTTTCCCCGCTGCAGCGAGAGTATTCACGATGCCTTTGGCACCGGGCATAGCAGCACTTCCATATCCGCTGCCCTGGGTATGGCGGTGGCCAGGGATTTACAGGGTGAAAAATATTCGGTGGTGGCGGTAATTGGCGACGGTGCAATGACCGGAGGTATGGCCTTTGAGGCCTTGAACCATGCCGGGGATTTAAAAAAAGACTTAATAGTTATTTTAAATGATAATGAAATGAGTATTGGGGAAAATGTGGGAGGCTTATCCCGCTACTTGAGCCGTATCCGTACCGACCCCATGTACTCCAAGGGCAAGGAAGAAATTGAAAATTTATTGAACAAACTGCCCATTGGTAAACAGGTGTTAAAGCTGGCAGAGCGGATGAAGGACAGCTTGAAGCACCTGGTAGTACCGGGCATGCTCTTTGAGGAATTAGGTTTTACATATTTAGGTCCCATTGACGGCCATAACATAGAAGATATAACCGATGTGCTTAAGCAGGCCAAAGGTGTTGGTGGGCCGGTGCTGGTGCATGTGGTCACCACAAAGGGGAAGGGTTATTTGCCTGCGGAGCAAAATCCGGATAAATTTCACGGTGTAGGGCCCTTTGACAGGGTGTCGGGGGAGGTAATTAAAAAGAACGGTGCCCCCACCTATACCTCTGTTTTCAGTGATACATTGGTAAAACTGGCTGCCGAAAATGACAACATACTGGCAATTACCGCTGCCATGGCCAGCGGAACGGGATTATCACAATTTAGCCACCTTTACCCCCAGCGTTTTTTTGATGTGGGTATTGCCGAGCAGCATGCGGTGACCATGGCGGCAGGTATGGCTAACAGGGGCTATAAACCGGTGGTGGCCATATACTCCACTTTTATGCAGCGGGCTTACGACCAGGTGATGCACGATGTTTGTTTACAAAACCTGCCGGTGGTATTTGCCATTGATAGGGCGGGGATAGTGGGGGACGACGGGGCAACCCACCAGGGCGTTTTTGACATCGCTTTTTTAAGATCTATACCCAATCTTACTATCATGGCCCCCAAGGATGAAAATGAGCTGCAGCATATGATAAAGACAGCCATAGAACACGAGGCTCCCTGTGCCATTCGATACCCCCGGGGTGCCGGTGTCGGCTGCCAAATGGACCCGGACCCAATGGTATTGCCGGTGGGCCGGTGCGAAGTGCTGCGTCAGGGTAAAGATATTACCTTGATTGCCGTGTCCAACATGGTTGCTGTGGCGGAGCAAGCCTCCCGGGAGTTGGGCAAACTTGGGGTACAAGCCACTGTAATTAATGTGCGTTTTATTAAGCCCCTGGATGAAGAATGTATTATGCACCATGTTACTCAAACCAGGCGGTTGATAACCATAGAAGAACATGTGTTGGCCGGTGGCCTTGGCAGCTCCATACTGGAATTATTGGAGCAAAGGGGAGTTCATGACATTAAAGTAAAAAGATTAGGAATTCCCGATGAGTTTGTGGAACATGCCCGTCCTTCTATCATGCATGAGAAGTATGGGCTGACAGTTGATAATTTGGTAAACCAATCACTGAACATGATGGGCAGAAGACCAAAATTAATTCTTGCCCATGAGTAA